From Streptomyces sp. NBC_00237, a single genomic window includes:
- a CDS encoding asparaginase, whose protein sequence is MTTSTAPAATSVIPPVLAEVVRSGFVEGHHRGSLVVLAADGSVELALGDVASPVFPRSSNKPMQAAAVLRAGLELSGERLALAAASHSGEGFQLDLVRKMLSEHGLTEDDLQTPPDLPLDPVEAEAYLAAGQVRARVTMNCSGKHAAMIAACGLNGWDTGSYLDPAHPLQRLVLECVERAAGEKVTAVGTDGCGAPLMAISLVGLARAFRYFVTADEGSPERRVADAMRAHPEYVAGTRRPDTWLMREVPGALSKMGAEAVQAMALPDGRALAFKIDDGAGRALGPVLARALGLLGVDGDVVARIGDAPLLGGPVKVGEIRATF, encoded by the coding sequence ATGACGACCTCCACCGCCCCCGCCGCCACCTCCGTCATACCCCCGGTTCTCGCCGAAGTCGTCCGATCCGGCTTCGTCGAGGGCCATCACCGGGGTTCGCTGGTGGTGCTCGCGGCCGACGGCAGCGTGGAGCTCGCCCTCGGCGACGTCGCCTCGCCCGTCTTCCCCCGCTCCAGCAACAAGCCGATGCAGGCCGCCGCCGTGCTGCGGGCGGGCCTGGAGCTGTCGGGCGAGCGGCTGGCGCTGGCCGCCGCGAGCCACTCGGGGGAGGGCTTCCAGCTCGATCTCGTACGGAAGATGCTCAGCGAGCACGGGCTGACGGAGGACGACCTCCAGACGCCGCCCGACCTGCCGCTGGACCCCGTCGAGGCGGAGGCGTACCTGGCGGCCGGGCAGGTGCGGGCGCGGGTCACCATGAACTGCTCGGGCAAGCACGCCGCGATGATCGCCGCGTGCGGGCTCAACGGATGGGACACGGGCTCGTACCTGGACCCCGCGCATCCCCTTCAGCGGCTCGTGCTGGAGTGCGTGGAGCGGGCGGCGGGGGAGAAGGTCACCGCCGTCGGCACGGACGGGTGCGGGGCGCCGCTGATGGCGATCAGCCTCGTCGGTCTGGCGCGGGCCTTCCGGTACTTCGTGACCGCCGACGAGGGCAGCCCGGAGCGCCGGGTGGCGGACGCGATGCGGGCACACCCGGAGTACGTGGCGGGGACGCGGCGGCCCGACACGTGGCTGATGCGGGAGGTGCCGGGCGCGCTGTCGAAGATGGGCGCGGAGGCGGTGCAGGCGATGGCGCTGCCGGACGGCAGGGCGCTCGCCTTCAAGATCGACGACGGGGCCGGGCGGGCGCTCGGGCCCGTGCTGGCCAGGGCGCTCGGGCTGCTGGGCGTGGACGGTGACGTGGTGGCCAGGATCGGGGACGCGCCGCTGCTCGGGGGCCCGGTGAAGGTCGGCGAAATCCGCGCGACATTCTGA
- a CDS encoding GNAT family N-acetyltransferase → MSDHATPVSPASSVSASAAAPAPVPAAADADRIDVRTLTEADVPDWARANNTGFLTATPCSEEDLALRLSRLDLGRARGAFDEGRCVATYRSFEQQLTVPGGAFVRADAVSSVTVSPTHRRRGLLSRMIRADLAEAKERGDVVATLIAAEYPIYGRYGFGHATSVNVWEIDTHRTGLDPNWSRPECGGRIDLVDGEEIRKLGPELHERFRAAQGGAIDRNEAWWQNRTGLTSYSFEPYTPAFFVVYRAPAERGGQVEGLAVYRADDKWGDGKQPVNTVSVSTLNAVTPDAERALWHYLCSIDWVAKVRTGYRAQDDLLPDLLPDQRAARVVTSADWLWVRVLDVASALEARTYERSGSVVLEVADRMGLAGGRFRLEVSEAGTATCVPTAEEAELALDVRELGALYLGGRSAVRMAALGEVSEAVDGAAARVDGLFRTARQPWCPDIF, encoded by the coding sequence ATGAGTGACCATGCCACCCCCGTTTCCCCCGCTTCCTCCGTTTCCGCCTCCGCTGCTGCCCCTGCTCCCGTACCCGCTGCTGCCGACGCGGACCGGATCGACGTACGCACCCTGACCGAGGCCGACGTCCCTGACTGGGCGCGTGCCAACAACACCGGCTTCCTGACGGCGACTCCGTGCAGCGAGGAGGACCTCGCGCTGCGGCTGTCGCGCCTGGACCTCGGGCGGGCGCGGGGCGCGTTCGACGAGGGGCGGTGCGTGGCCACGTACCGCTCCTTCGAACAGCAGCTCACGGTGCCGGGGGGCGCTTTCGTGCGGGCGGACGCCGTCTCCAGCGTCACCGTCTCGCCGACGCACCGGCGGCGCGGGCTGCTCAGCCGGATGATCCGCGCGGACCTCGCCGAGGCGAAGGAGCGGGGCGACGTGGTGGCGACGCTGATCGCCGCCGAGTACCCGATCTACGGGCGGTACGGCTTCGGGCACGCGACCTCGGTGAACGTGTGGGAGATCGACACGCACCGCACCGGGCTCGACCCGAACTGGTCGCGGCCCGAGTGCGGCGGGCGGATCGACCTCGTCGACGGCGAGGAGATCCGCAAGCTCGGCCCCGAACTGCACGAGCGTTTCCGGGCCGCGCAGGGCGGGGCGATCGACCGCAACGAGGCATGGTGGCAGAACCGCACGGGGCTCACCTCGTACTCCTTCGAGCCGTACACGCCCGCCTTCTTCGTGGTCTACCGGGCACCGGCCGAGCGGGGCGGGCAGGTGGAGGGTCTGGCCGTCTACCGGGCCGACGACAAGTGGGGCGACGGCAAGCAGCCGGTGAACACGGTGAGCGTGAGCACGCTCAACGCCGTCACCCCGGACGCCGAGCGCGCGCTGTGGCACTACCTGTGCTCGATCGACTGGGTGGCGAAGGTGCGGACCGGCTACCGCGCGCAGGACGACCTGCTGCCCGACCTGCTGCCGGACCAGCGTGCGGCGCGCGTGGTGACGTCCGCGGACTGGCTGTGGGTGCGCGTCCTGGACGTCGCGTCGGCTCTGGAGGCCAGGACGTACGAGAGGAGCGGGTCGGTGGTGCTGGAGGTGGCGGACCGGATGGGTCTTGCGGGCGGACGCTTCCGGCTGGAGGTCTCCGAGGCGGGGACCGCGACGTGCGTGCCGACTGCCGAAGAGGCGGAACTCGCTCTGGATGTACGGGAGTTGGGGGCGCTGTATCTGGGCGGCCGGTCGGCGGTGCGGATGGCGGCGCTGGGTGAGGTGTCCGAGGCGGTGGACGGGGCGGCGGCCCGGGTGGACGGGCTGTTCCGGACGGCTCGTCAGCCGTGGTGCCCGGACATCTTCTAG
- a CDS encoding GntR family transcriptional regulator — translation MSDVSSSGNGRKRTYREVADTLRDRIRRGEIKAGEPMPTQGRLAEEFCVERGTIRQALRILHGEGLLTEATRGAPARVASRSPVVAEGDPEGGQPQPTVSALGPRLTRAFEAEDVTIDTLSLTSESLMLAIAEPLRLVHENRVKPTSITVRILLPARSITLAFPKGVEPSEAGLVHERWLQQRNSQGQVLRNNLRSLSRSHGIDVSVTFRALPFTPPLKLYVLNGSEALFAYYRVARRPEVIEDVNLEMYDALGAESVLFAFDSETSGRDRAFVEQSANWFDALWNTITSDLTLS, via the coding sequence GTGAGCGACGTGAGCAGTTCAGGGAACGGCAGGAAGCGGACGTACAGGGAAGTCGCCGACACCCTGCGCGACCGCATCCGAAGAGGCGAGATCAAGGCGGGCGAGCCGATGCCGACGCAGGGCAGGCTCGCCGAGGAGTTCTGCGTGGAGCGGGGCACGATCCGGCAGGCCCTGCGCATCCTGCACGGCGAGGGCCTGCTGACGGAGGCGACGCGGGGGGCTCCGGCGAGGGTGGCTTCGAGATCTCCTGTGGTGGCGGAGGGGGACCCGGAGGGCGGGCAGCCGCAGCCGACGGTGAGCGCGCTGGGACCTCGGCTGACGAGGGCGTTCGAGGCGGAGGACGTCACGATCGACACGCTGAGTCTGACGTCGGAGTCGCTGATGCTGGCGATCGCGGAGCCGCTCAGGCTGGTGCACGAGAACCGGGTGAAGCCGACCAGCATCACGGTGCGCATTCTCCTGCCCGCCCGCAGCATCACCCTGGCCTTCCCCAAGGGCGTGGAGCCGAGCGAAGCGGGACTCGTCCATGAACGCTGGCTGCAACAGCGCAACTCCCAGGGCCAGGTCCTCAGGAACAACCTGAGGTCCCTGTCCCGCTCCCACGGCATCGACGTGAGCGTCACCTTCCGGGCCCTCCCCTTCACGCCGCCGCTGAAGCTGTACGTGCTGAACGGCTCGGAGGCCCTGTTCGCGTACTACCGGGTCGCCAGGCGACCCGAGGTGATCGAGGACGTCAACCTGGAGATGTACGACGCGCTGGGCGCGGAGTCGGTGCTCTTCGCCTTCGACTCCGAGACGAGCGGACGCGACCGGGCCTTCGTCGAACAATCCGCAAACTGGTTCGACGCACTCTGGAACACCATCACGTCGGACCTGACACTCTCCTAG
- a CDS encoding winged helix-turn-helix domain-containing protein, producing the protein MSTVGAAVNGRKRSHRDVADALRARIRAGQLRPGDRMPTQAQLAQEYEVERGAVRQALRILAEERLLTNVTKGSPATVAGDAPAALATNAAAPPQPTMVALGSRITEAFQADHVEIDALCLTAVSLTLGFGEALRMVHEGRIRPSRVTVRVLLPSRDIDLAFPTPVADGSDARLHHRWLSQRNAQGQVLRHNLVNLRRTHGIDVKVTFRALPFTPPVKLYLLNGSEALFAYYMITKQKEQFDDHEPLEMYDTVGTRSMLFPFDQRTGGQRDGTFVEQSQLWFDAIWNTISQDLNLAAR; encoded by the coding sequence GTGAGCACAGTCGGCGCCGCCGTGAACGGTCGGAAAAGGTCGCACCGTGATGTGGCCGATGCGCTGCGGGCCCGGATCAGGGCCGGGCAGCTGCGTCCGGGGGACCGCATGCCCACGCAGGCCCAGTTGGCTCAGGAGTACGAGGTGGAACGCGGCGCGGTGCGCCAGGCGCTCCGTATCCTCGCCGAGGAGCGGTTGCTCACGAACGTGACCAAGGGGTCGCCCGCCACGGTCGCGGGCGACGCACCCGCCGCCCTGGCCACCAACGCGGCGGCTCCCCCGCAGCCCACGATGGTGGCGCTGGGCTCCCGCATCACCGAGGCGTTCCAGGCGGACCACGTGGAGATCGACGCGCTCTGTCTGACGGCGGTGTCGCTGACGCTGGGCTTCGGCGAGGCGTTGCGGATGGTGCACGAAGGCCGCATCAGACCCTCCAGGGTGACGGTGCGGGTGCTCCTGCCGAGCCGGGACATCGACCTGGCCTTCCCGACGCCGGTCGCGGACGGCAGCGACGCCCGCCTGCACCACCGCTGGCTCTCGCAGCGCAACGCGCAGGGCCAGGTGCTGCGGCACAACCTGGTCAATCTCCGCCGTACGCACGGCATCGACGTGAAGGTCACCTTCCGGGCGCTCCCCTTCACCCCGCCCGTGAAGCTGTACCTGCTGAACGGCTCCGAGGCTCTCTTCGCGTACTACATGATCACGAAGCAGAAGGAGCAGTTCGACGACCACGAGCCCCTGGAGATGTATGACACGGTGGGCACGCGGTCGATGCTCTTCCCCTTCGACCAGCGGACGGGCGGCCAGCGGGACGGGACCTTCGTGGAGCAGTCGCAGCTGTGGTTCGACGCGATCTGGAACACGATCAGCCAGGACCTCAACCTGGCGGCCAGGTAG
- a CDS encoding HAD family hydrolase — translation MTPETTDLEQAAPVIERAAQAITGATCVLFDFDGPICGLFAEHRAHDIADRLIAWLARRGHAVPLSEDDRQDPHAVLRAIGDSHPASRLVRELEAALTDEELRAAATAAPTPYVDDLIREWSALGIPLAIATNNSPRAAERYVHRRGLAPCFDRHIYGRTADLDRLKPDPDCLNRALCALNADPAKSLMIGDTPSDLYAARRAGVVFLGYAKDARRTERLLGAGAEVVVDSLGEVLGLIGGASG, via the coding sequence GTGACCCCAGAAACCACAGACCTCGAACAGGCGGCGCCGGTGATCGAGCGGGCGGCACAGGCGATTACCGGCGCCACCTGCGTACTCTTCGACTTCGACGGCCCGATCTGCGGGCTCTTCGCCGAACACCGCGCGCACGACATCGCGGACCGGCTGATCGCCTGGCTCGCCCGCAGGGGGCACGCCGTGCCGCTGTCCGAGGACGACCGCCAGGACCCGCACGCCGTACTGAGAGCGATCGGCGACAGCCACCCCGCGTCCCGGCTGGTGCGCGAGCTGGAAGCGGCCCTGACCGACGAGGAACTGAGGGCCGCCGCGACGGCGGCCCCGACCCCGTACGTCGACGACCTCATACGTGAATGGTCGGCGCTGGGCATCCCCTTGGCCATCGCGACCAACAACTCCCCCCGCGCGGCGGAGCGTTACGTCCACAGGCGCGGCCTCGCCCCCTGCTTCGACCGCCACATCTACGGCCGGACCGCCGACCTGGACCGCCTCAAGCCGGACCCCGACTGCCTGAACAGGGCACTGTGCGCGCTGAACGCCGACCCCGCCAAGTCCCTGATGATCGGGGACACCCCGTCGGACCTGTACGCGGCCCGGCGCGCGGGAGTCGTCTTCCTGGGTTACGCGAAGGACGCGCGCAGAACGGAAAGGCTGCTGGGAGCGGGCGCAGAGGTGGTGGTGGACTCGTTGGGCGAGGTGCTGGGGCTCATCGGTGGCGCTTCTGGTTGA
- a CDS encoding GntR family transcriptional regulator: protein MTSPPGADGGGEVFRRVAAALRNAMSDGTYTTGSLLPTQRELAERFEVSKDTIRRVMKELASEGWIEARQGSGTRVIKVQRIHTDEEAGPGLLRTVVREAFGAEDVTLDVFSLTAETLSGHLTEQVQRVREGEIAPRSITVRLLLPDEQMTMPYPSPKDGSGDDRLAVRMHELSSLHSQLIKTNLEGLRRERLVPEMSWEIRRVRLTPHSKLYLFNGTIALQGYYKIVERRIELADGEELDTIDVLGLRAVLFRYVKDGNPNSQGSVFFTDSQEWFDSVWDLLASPEVR, encoded by the coding sequence GTGACGAGTCCCCCTGGTGCAGACGGCGGCGGTGAGGTGTTCCGCCGGGTCGCGGCGGCGCTGCGGAACGCCATGTCCGACGGCACGTACACCACCGGCTCCCTGCTGCCGACCCAGCGGGAGCTGGCCGAGCGCTTCGAAGTCTCCAAGGACACCATCCGCCGAGTGATGAAGGAGCTCGCCAGCGAGGGCTGGATCGAGGCCCGGCAGGGCAGCGGCACGCGGGTCATCAAGGTGCAGCGGATCCACACGGACGAGGAGGCGGGGCCGGGTCTGTTGCGCACCGTCGTGCGGGAGGCGTTCGGGGCCGAGGACGTCACCCTCGACGTGTTCAGCCTGACGGCGGAGACACTGAGCGGGCACCTGACCGAACAGGTGCAGCGCGTGCGCGAAGGGGAGATCGCGCCGAGGAGCATCACGGTGCGGCTGCTGCTCCCGGACGAGCAGATGACGATGCCGTATCCGAGCCCCAAGGACGGCTCGGGCGACGACCGGCTGGCCGTGCGCATGCACGAACTCAGTTCGCTGCACAGCCAGTTGATCAAGACGAATCTCGAAGGGCTGCGCAGGGAGCGGTTGGTGCCCGAGATGTCGTGGGAGATCAGGAGGGTGCGTCTGACCCCGCACTCCAAGCTCTACCTGTTCAACGGCACGATCGCGCTCCAGGGCTACTACAAGATCGTCGAGCGGCGGATCGAGCTGGCCGACGGCGAGGAGCTGGACACCATCGACGTGCTGGGGCTGCGGGCGGTGCTGTTCCGGTACGTGAAGGACGGGAACCCGAATTCCCAGGGGTCGGTCTTCTTCACGGACTCCCAGGAGTGGTTCGATTCCGTCTGGGACCTCCTGGCCTCCCCGGAGGTCCGCTGA